ATATGCACGATGCTAACGATGTCGACTCTTTGGAGGACTTCTACAGCGGCGACACCGCGGCCGACTCCGACGACGACAACGACGCCGATTACGACTTCGACAACGATTCCGATGACGACGCCGACGCCATCATGTTGCATCGCCATCAGGTCTGGTCGATTCCGGATTGAAGCTGTgggctttgttttttttattcatgtttgGCCCTGGAAGAAAAAGTTGTCGGCTTTTCCCGGAAAGCTgagttctttttctttgtttaccTTTTTGTTTAGTCGCATGCTGATTTCTTGATTTAACCTTTTGCCGTATCGGTGCTCCGTCAGCTGCGTTTGTGCAAATTTTTGTGTGGGTATTTGGCTAattgattttggatttttttattttatgattactTCAAGAGTTTATAGCTGTTTAGGCTATTTTTCTGAACTAGAAATGATGTCCTGTTTCTTTATCtgctgtttggttgctgagaaaacttgagaaaagagaagaaagagataATTCTTGAATGGGATTTTTGTACCATGCTGGTTTAGGCTCAGGAAGGTCTTTATTTAAATTATCTCTGCATGTTTGCCAAGAAAACAAAGGAACTATAAAACTCGGAAAGGAATAATTTAAGTGCTTGGGATTGTTAAAGGGGCTGCAGATGCTGATTCTTTTAAGTTTTGTCTACGGGAACTTTTTGTGGGTTTGAATAATGTTGCAACATTGGGCGATTGCTGTTTAAATTTCTTACTATAATGGTTAACCTATCTGATCAAGTTAATCTATATAACTTTTCCTTCTAAGTTTTACCAATGTTGTTTTGGATTTCAGCCTAATTATACCATCTTAAAGGAAGAAGATATACATCAGCATCAGGAAGATGATATTGCAAGAGTAGCTGCTGTTCTTTCAATAGCAAGTGTTTCAGCGAGCATCCTGCTCCGCCACTACCATTGGTAAACTTTTTGCTCAATGGTGCTTGTCACATTTAGTTGATATCAAGGTGCAGATAtccttttttctcatttcagtGTTTTTATGCTTGATTGCGCAATCTCATTTTTATATGCAAGTTCATTTGGACTGATGTCTAGAATACCTGTGCACTTTACATGTAAGGTTAGCTATGAATTGTAGTTGTAGCAATATTTTTCTTGCTACATTCTTGTTGAGGCTGTAGTGCCATTTCTTCTGGCATTTTATCCTTCTAAAAGAGAGTTGGCCTTGCAGGAGTGTTAGTAAAGTCAATGATGAATGGTTTGCTGATGAAAGTAGAGTCCGGAAAGCTGTTGGCTTATTGGAAGAACCACTTGTTCGATATCCCAATGCTAAAGAAGTAAGCTTTCGTTCATTTCAGAAAGTAATTTGAGTTTTGCTGAACCAGTGGTTCATTTTGTGGCTCTAATATAATTTGTCTACATGGTTGAAAATAATGAGTTTCTGGAATTCTTTTGTCTAAATTTTGGAGTTTGGAGCCGATTTTTatatcttgttttcttttttggattctTGTCTCCTTGAGTTAGTAATGGAACTCTTGAAATGTTCTGTTGACAGCTGACTTGTGGGATCTGTTTTGAAACCTATCCTCGTGATATGATACAATCAGCTGCTTGTGGTCATCCATTTTGTAGCACATGCTGGGAAGGTTTGCGAATATACTCTATACTTTAGAATCTTATTTTGTGGCTGGTATATAAATTAAGTATCCTGTTCTGATTGTTTATATGTACCACTTCATTTAGTGATTTTTAAACTGCTGGTTGTGGGTGTGTTGGACATTTCATTTGGGATAAATTTCTTGTTCTGATTGTTTGTATGTAcaacttcatatatattaacATATGTTTTTGATCTACAGTAAAAATTTGTGCTATGTATTTAGAAATACACTAAATAGGTGTGTATTGTTAGTACATGGGAACTATAAAAGAGAGACTTAAGAGAAACAAGAACAAAAACCAACATTGAGTCTTCACCAAATCTTCCTTCTTTGCTTCCTCGACAGTCACAATATTCTgaagaatataatttttcttagctTCCTATCTGTCTCTGAATTTGAATCCATTCTTCTCTTGATGCACCCCATATCTTGTTGTCTCCACCTGCATTCTCAAATTGTTTTATGGATTTGCCTTTGAAACCTCCTAGGAAACCCACAGCAGCTTACAAAGGTCCATCTCTGCTTTTAACCCATTTAGAGACTCTCCTGATCCAACTCAACAGCACTTCTGGAGTTCTCATGAGCCATTCATCATCCATGGCAACCTGAAGAGGATCCTTCCAAAAATGAATTTCACCCCTCAGCAAATCCTTGAAGAGTAGCTCTCAAGGGACGCTCATCATCCATGACAACCTGAATAGATCAAATCCTTGTTTTACCTAATCCATCCATTGCACAGCTTCCTGTTTTGCTGTGAATTGTCTTTTCACCATTCCCATAATACCTTAAAGGGCTACACAGCAAGACTCAAATTCAATATACAAAGCGGTGCCATGCCAACCCTTCCCTTCCTTCCTCCACCTGAAATTTCTCTCCTCAAGCCCtgtaaattcaaaatttacaGCTTGATGTGGACCCCACTGAAACAGAATGCCTCTCCTCATTGTTGTTTGATAAGTAATCAAAATTTTTCCTACTACTATGGCACATTATCATTCTAGTAGTATTTGCCTTGCACAACCAGTATCTCATGCATGCATGTGTCCCAGAAACTTGTCTCTAGTAGATAATGACTTACTAAGATATTTTAAAGGGACAACCCTGGTATTATAAAAGTCTCATTAAACCACAATTTTCTGTATGAGCTTTAAAAGACAATTTTCTGCAtgagctttaaaaaaaaaaaaaaaatgcttctaCAAGAAGCAACATTCTTTTGCTTCCATGTTAAGCTTGTTTTGAAGTCAAAGGCAGTTCAATTAAAATTACCAAAGGTCCCAAACAAAGGAACTCACTTTTGTTGGGCTTGATAAAGAGCTTTTGGCTTCTAAGAAGCCAACCCAAATGTGTTAATGTCTTGTCTTATATTTTCAtctgtttttatttgtttaggtTATATTAGCACATCAATCAATGATGGTCCTGGTTGTTTGATGTTAAGATGCCCTGATCCATCTTGCCGAGCTGCTGTGGGCCAAGACATGATCAATCTCTTGGCATCTGATGAAGACAACGAGAAGTATTCTCGTTACCTTCTTAGATCATATATCGAAGACAATAGGAAGGTATATCTGAGACTTGGAACTCTTCCAATTTTAACATTTAGCATATGCAATGGCTCATCAATCTCAatctttatttttactttttttccccttaaagTTTTCTATGAAAATTCACTGTTGCTTGACTATCtaactgtttatttttattttagagtaTTTTCCAGGCATAAGCCAGTAGACTTACCCTTTCAATGTTCAAATTTCAAATAGTAATTTGTTCAGGTTCTGAGCATGTGATTGATTAAGGCTTATGAGTTGCATACGTTTTGCACCACCAAAGCATGCCATTTTTCTCTTCTACTGATGGGTGCTTGTAAACTTTTAGAGGACATCTTTTATGAGtgatttgtaattttgtatGGACTACTTAGAgtttagtattattattttctgcCATAGAGTGGGTCTCTTCAATTGTCTGCATTTATCAAGATATTAAACTTGACCTGGGCTTATACcccaattcttcttcttcaatttttgtGCCCCTTTACTCTCGAGGTTGATGTTTTTTGCATcattttaaatgcatttttcacCTGTTTCTAGCATTATAGGGATGAACATTTGGAGGGgagaaatgaaaatatattattttgttcacTGCTTTgctatttctcatttcttttattatttctgTTCTTCCCTAGACCAAATGGTGTCCTGCCCCAGGTTGTGAGTATGCTGTGGAGTTCGTTGCTGGTAGTGGGAGCTATGATGTAGCCTGCCAGTGCTCATACGGATTTTGTTGGAATGTATGTTTGTTTTGAAATTGAAGTTGTTTGAAAATTTCGTAtgtacaatttctaatttttgttgTATGCCATATCCACAATCTTGTCTTTTTAATCATGTTTTGAATCTCTACTGCAGTGTACAGAGGAAGCTCATCGTCCAGTGGACTGTAGCACTGTGGCCAAGTGGATTTTGAAGAACAGCGCTGAATCTGAAAACATGAATTGGTTAAGCACATGTTGCAGCATTTAAAGTCATTCATGCTTGTGGATATTCTTTCATGACTTCTATTTGTGGATATTCATTATTTCTATTCTGTTAATGCATATAGTCATCCTGCCAATTCTCTGTTGAATTCTAATTAGAATATCCTATTAGCCATGGTTTATAAGTGTTGATATTTACAAAGTCAATTTCtgctctattttattttatttttgtgcatGTTGTGGGGAAGCAGTGGGGATTTATTACATCTATTGGGTTATGATTTTTTATTGCCTGATGGGAAGCCCTCCTATTTGAATGTTCGAATTTTTTGTGAGGCATATGAGGGCTAGATGACTTTTTTATGCTAGTTGTTTATGCGGTTTGAGGCTATCTCAGGGTTGAGAGTTAACATGTATAAAAGTGAGTTGGTCCCAGTGGGAAGTGTGGAGGATTTGGCTTTAGAGCTTGGTTGTAAGGTGGCAAGATTACCTTCCACTTATTTGGGGATGTCGTTGGGTACTCCTTCAAGTCTGTGGCAGCTTGGGATGGAGTTGAGGAGAGATTTTGTAAGAGATTGGCTACGTGGAAGCAGACTTTATATCACTAAGGGTGGGCAAATCACCTTGATACGAAGCACCTTGTCCAacctatctatttattttatgtctattCTCCACTTGTTAAGGGTGGTTAGATTGAGGTTGGAGCAGATTTAGAGGGATTTTCTGTGGAGAGGTGGGGCTCTAGAGCGAAAACCTCATTTAGTAAGGTGGGGCGATAGTTTGTCTTGATAAGAGAAAAAGGGGTTTGGGGGTTAAGAGCCTTTCTACGCTCAACAAGGCTCTCCTTTGCAAATGGAGGTGGCGCTTTGCGAATGAGAGAGAGGCCTTTTGGAATCAAGTAATAAAGGGAAAGTATGGGGAGGAACAAGGTGGATGTTGTTCTCGCAATGTAAGAGAGAGGTATGGTGTAGGGTagtggaaagcaattaggaaggTTAGACCTGTCATTAGCAGTAGGCTTTCCTTTGTGGTGGGTAATGGACGGATGGTGagtttttggaaggataagtggtgtgggaCTACACCTTTGTGTGATTCTTTCCCCTCTTTATTTACCTTAACTACTtctaaagaggcttgggtgaAAGATGTTTAGACCATTTCAAAAGTTGGGGGAGTTGGAGTCCTCGCTTCTCTAggcctttcaatgattgggagttggatgaaGTAGAGAGCCTTTTGTTATGCCTGTGTGGGAAGAGAGTGAATTtggatgaggaggatagggTGCGGTGGATGGAAATGAAGAATGACAATTTTTTGGTAAAGTCTCTTTGCAAAGCCTGAGAGTCGGACTTATCAGTTTATTTCCCAATGAAGATCATTTGGAACTCTTTATGTGCAATCAAAagtaaacttctttgcttgggagacATCATGGGGTAAAACTTTAACTTTGGACCAAATTTAGAAGAGGGGATGGGCTCtagcaaatagatgttatttTTGTCAGTGAATGAGGAATCCATAGACCGTGTACTCCATTGTGAAAAGACAAGGGCTTTGTAGAAGATGTTTTTCACTCTTTTTGGAGTGTCTTAGGTGTTTCCTTCCTCGGTTAGGGAAATCCTCTTGGGATGGAATGAGTCTTTTATGGGTAAAAAGCACAAGACAATTTGGAGAGCGGGCCctttatgcattttttggacaatttgaaAGACAAAGAATAGAATCGCCTTTGAAGATGATGTGCTGTCCATCCAAAGGCTGAAAGCTTCTTTTGTTTACTTGCTTTAGTCGTAGactaaaatgtttataaaaaatgatccTTTGACGTTAATTGATTGGGTGGGTTCCCGTTGAGGGCGGGGTTGTTTTTTGTACATCCTTTTGGACAGTCTTTAGTTTCAACTGTAAGGGGGTGAGTGTTTTTTTCCTGTACATCTTGGGCTGCTATTTTAGCGCCTCTTCGTAATACAATActtttttttacttatcaaaaaatgttttgagtTTTTTCCCTACATAATGTTTTACTTTGGTTCCTTGTTTGTGTAGCAGAATGGAGTTTGGCACTAATTCCCATTGCTAGGTTATGTATGAAGAAATCACCttagtgaaaatttgaaagGTCTAGAATTTggttaaattttaattttcttcttggTAACAATGATTGAATTGTCTGCTAGGACCAACAGGAGGTTGGGTGGGATTGTGGGAGGCACCAGGTTCGAGAGGACTACCATGCAGTAAGAATTGTGGCTTGCCTTTGGAAATTAATGCCTTTGGAAATGTGATCCCTAACTTGATTTAAGGAaaccaaagatttttttttcctttatgcaTGTGAATATTATTCTGGAACAAGTGATTGTTTGCTATTATGATGCTCTTTTTAAGGTGGTGGCAGGTGGGAGGAGCATTATGACACATTATTGCCTTTTAAATCTTACCAACATGGCATTTCTGGTTCTTAATAGGGACGTTCTTTGGGACCTCAATACTCTATGGATCCTGAGCTGGCCTGTTGGAAAAAATGTGCATaatacatgaaaaataagatGCATGCTTACTGGGCCTAAGAGTATATGTTAATGATTGTCCTTTGTTCTTCTGCATCACTATTCTTCTTTCCGTGTTTATAGTCAACTGAAAATGCCATCAGCAGTTCAAattgttaaattattatttttttttcttatacccATCTTTTTAGATcaggttttttcctttttctttcttcttcttcttcttcttctttttttttttcctaatgcTTTGCAAACTGCTTTGTTTATTGCACTTctttaataaattatgataaaacatatttaatccCACTCTCAAGATGCAAATAACCTTTCGTTTCTTTATCCTGTTTATATTCATTAGTTGTGTTAATATATAGTGAATTCTTTTATAGTGTATAAGAAtgctttacatttttttttttcatgcaatTCTGATTGTGTATACTACAAATGATGATGCCCAGGATACTAGCTAATTCGAAGCCTTGTCCGAAGTGTAAGCGTCCAATTGAAAAAAACCAAGGGTGTATGCATATTACATGCACACCACCCTGCAAATTTGAATTTTGCTGGTAAGTTTTGTTACTTATATCTGAACCAGAAATTACCTGTACCTTCATAATTCTTGCTCTTAATTCCATGATGAGTATCTTTTATAAGCATTGTTATCaagaaaattgtattttttcaGAAAACCTTGAGCAGAAGATGATATTTGTTGCACTAAGCAATAATAgttcttctttcttcttaatTCTTTATTGAGgcatttctctttatttttgttattacaaCTGCAGGCTATGCCTTGGTGCATGGTCAGATCATGGTGAGAGGACGGGTGGCTTTTACGCATGTAATCGATATGAAGCAGCAAAGCAAGAGGGAGTGGTAATgaaactcaaaaatatttttgggctcTTGAAACAATATTTTGCTTACTATAGAACCTTTTGTGCTATCATCTTGGTTCTACGTttgctttttgttgaaaatcaacttagaaaaagCACTTCATTGCAGACCAGTATGTGTGTTGGCCATCTCAATGGGCATGCATCTTCAGCTGAGTATAGGATTGTAGACTGGACTTTGTCTTATCTAGATTTCCTTGTAGGGGGGAGCCCTGGAGTGATCCAGTTTTAGATTAGTATCTCCAGGTGCTTGGGTGGTTGGAAGGTTTCTtcatcccttgtgggtagagtCACCCTCATTAAGTCCTGCTTAGCTCATATCCTAACTtgcaatttcttttttaatctttaagaTCCATGTTAAGGGTGCACTAGAATCAAGCATGCGATGTGATATTCTTTGGTTGAATGTGAAAGGAGAAAGAATGATCACCTAATAGCACagaacatattttcaaatcaagaGTGAAGGGGGGAACTGTGTATCATCTCTCTATTAGCAATGTAGCTTTTCTAGGTAAGTGATTAATGAAGTTCCTTGAGAGAGTGGCTTCTTGTGGcatttgttattgaaaaatCTATAGCCTTAGTTTTGAGGGATGAAAAGCTCAACTTGGTGATCAGGTGGCAACACTCTGATAGGGAACTAAGCTTTTTTTGATGGCTGTGCACTGAAAGGAACCAGTGCAGATAGGGGTTGACAGTGTCTTGAGAGATCATTGTGGTACTGTTGTCGGAGCTTTTTCCAAAACGGGTAGTTCAGGGTTAGCCATTGGCACTGAAATTTTAGCTTAGAAGGGCCGATGGTGTGACTATTTTAGGCACTAAAAATCTGCTAGTAGAAGGGAAAATCAGTTACTGTCCTCTTATGGGTTTCTGAGGACATGTGAAGTCCTTGAAGGCTGGGCAATTAGTGTCAAAAGTTgcgatttattttttatttttttctgggGCTCCTAGATTCTAGAATGGCCAACTAGGTAGCAGACCAACTAGTGAAGTATGGAGCCTCATGTTTAGAGATCTTTGTTTGGGGGTGTATACCTCCCTGAGCTGCATTCTATTCTAAAGTCTTTGGTTGGGATCTTTATGGGTTTCAGCTTAGATGTAATTCTTTTGCTTACTACTgcactctttttttcttttgacttaaagATAGCGCATTCCTCTTGTATTCATTATCTTTATCAATGAATTTCTGTTTTGTCTCAGAAAATTAACGAGATTTTTAACTTCTGCCTGTAGTATGATGAAACTGAGAGAAGACGGGAGATGGCGAAAAATTCTTTAGAACGATACACTCATTATTATGAACGGTGGGCGACCAACCAATCGGTATGTACTAGCTTTTTATTGTCTGTTTCTTTGCTATAATATCACAACTTGGGTTCTAGGTTTTTTTCCTGTATTTTTTGGGAACTAGCTTGGGTTTTGCAAATTAATATTGTTTAGAATTATGATGATTCCATTGGAGGTTAAATCCTCTCTTGGGGATTCATATTGACATGTACACATCCATTAATTTGAATGTGGTTAAATGTTATATCTGAATGTAATCTGAAATCTTTGTTTTCCTATTTGGCAGTCAAGGCAAAAAGCTCTTGCAGATTTACATCAAATGCAAAACGTGAATGTAAGTTTAATGgcttttctatattttccctTCTTGTCTTTATGGTATAAGTGGCCCGCCCATCAAATGTACATAACATCTATTGTGTTCTATCAGCTTCAcattttccttgttttattAAGGAATTTCTTGAAAGTTGAAACTTCATGTACACTGAACTAATTTTTAACCAAGCATGCCATATGTGGGAtttcttttgtaatttatattttaaacttgGAAGTGATTGAAATCTCTTAAGATTACAAAAATAAGTCTACTTCATTGATGAATAATGCCTACCAACTCTCTATCgagattacaaaaaataaatctacCTCATCAGTTTATAGCAGTCTTTTgacaaaagattttttaaacATTCAGTTGGTAATTTGATCACCATTGTTTAAGCACTGCTGCCTCAGAAAAAGGTTCTTTTCAAAATGCTAACTGTACTGCTGTAATCTTGAAATTTTCTGAGAAGAAAGCAATTGGGAATCTGGGTGATAATGTTGTTTGAGGACACCCTTCTCTGGTTAACGTTAATTATGGACATGTTCCAATGGATACAAACTGTCTAGAGATTCACTCTTGATAACTCTGCACACAAGCGCATGCACACACACAAATATGTGTATGTATATACGTGATAGGTTATAATTCAGATATATTGTTTTACAGCAAAACTGTCCATGTACAGtaaatttttggttttggaaGATTTTATGTGCCATAAACATGGGTTTTATTCCTCTGGCCACCTCGGGATTTTTTcagtaatatttttatttgcataatttctttaatttgtttgattttgcaGATTGAGAAGCTCAGTGACAAACAGTGCCAACCTGAATCACAGCTCAAGTTCATAACAGAGGCCTGGCTACAGGTGAATATAAAGTTCCTTCGTATGCATATTTAGCATTTTGTTAATTAGCATTATTGGTCTCTCTTCTgtaaaaagaaaagatgaaTAAACCTTTATACATCAAAGCCTTTGAAACTGAAATTGGCATGTATTATTGATTATAGCTTATGATACTATTGTCCATATgcagatttttttattttctggcaatctttaaaggggaaaaaaggaaatcaaaatttgaaatctctctcttaaaaatattaatacattgaATATAAGGTGATTTAAGATTAAGGTAAAGCATTTAAAAAATACTCTTTACCCTTGTTTACAGTCCTTGTAAAGGAGCTTCTTTTGTTGATGCTATGACTAATGCCATTTTGTTCAATCAAAGGACCTTTCCTATGAATCACCAAATCTCATTATGTTATCTTCTCCTCCCCTTtccctttttccattttttgggtGCCTGTTGAACATCCAAGGGGAACTGATATATTGTTCTATCCATAATTCAAACAAGTATGTTTttgctttttcatttttttctttttccatccaTAATTCATCATTCATATAGGTATCTGCAATTATTGGTTTGTTTATGGGTGCATTGGTTGGGGATTAGGTGGACCTTTCAGATTATTGGTAGTCAGAAGTAATTGAGACTTAGTAGTAAACCGAAGTAACTGAAACTTAGTAGTGGTGGAGCTaaaagttcaataatttttttttaatcaattttattacaATTAATTGCCATACTTGTTAGATATATTTGATCTAACCTCTTAATATTTGCTGTTTGGATTGTGCTTGGGGGTAGGGGAATGGGCTATTTCCAATTTTTGGATCCATTTTAGACTAAAA
This region of Vitis vinifera cultivar Pinot Noir 40024 chromosome 5, ASM3070453v1 genomic DNA includes:
- the LOC100262873 gene encoding probable E3 ubiquitin-protein ligase ARI7 isoform X2 translates to MDSEDDMHDANDVDSLEDFYSGDTAADSDDDNDADYDFDNDSDDDADAIMLHRHQPNYTILKEEDIHQHQEDDIARVAAVLSIASVSASILLRHYHWSVSKVNDEWFADESRVRKAVGLLEEPLVRYPNAKELTCGICFETYPRDMIQSAACGHPFCSTCWEGYISTSINDGPGCLMLRCPDPSCRAAVGQDMINLLASDEDNEKYSRYLLRSYIEDNRKTKWCPAPGCEYAVEFVAGSGSYDVACQCSYGFCWNCTEEAHRPVDCSTVAKWILKNSAESENMNWILANSKPCPKCKRPIEKNQGCMHITCTPPCKFEFCWLCLGAWSDHGERTGGFYACNRYEAAKQEGVYDETERRREMAKNSLERYTHYYERWATNQSSRQKALADLHQMQNVNIEKLSDKQCQPESQLKFITEAWLQIVECRRVLKWTYAYGYYLPEHELPRRQFFEYLQGEAESGLERLHQCAEKELQTYLNVDGPSADFNDFRTKLAGLTSVTRNYFENLVRALENGLSDVDSYGACSRTTSSKSMGGTSKARGGRGKGTTSRSSSSNKTPDDSSRWYCEHCATANAKSAYTCQMCHQRRA
- the LOC100262873 gene encoding probable E3 ubiquitin-protein ligase ARI7 isoform X1, with the protein product MDSEDDMHDANDVDSLEDFYSGDTAADSDDDNDADYDFDNDSDDDADAIMLHRHQPNYTILKEEDIHQHQEDDIARVAAVLSIASVSASILLRHYHWSVSKVNDEWFADESRVRKAVGLLEEPLVRYPNAKELTCGICFETYPRDMIQSAACGHPFCSTCWEGYISTSINDGPGCLMLRCPDPSCRAAVGQDMINLLASDEDNEKYSRYLLRSYIEDNRKTKWCPAPGCEYAVEFVAGSGSYDVACQCSYGFCWNCTEEAHRPVDCSTVAKWILKNSAESENMNWRLGGIVGGTRFERTTMQILANSKPCPKCKRPIEKNQGCMHITCTPPCKFEFCWLCLGAWSDHGERTGGFYACNRYEAAKQEGVYDETERRREMAKNSLERYTHYYERWATNQSSRQKALADLHQMQNVNIEKLSDKQCQPESQLKFITEAWLQIVECRRVLKWTYAYGYYLPEHELPRRQFFEYLQGEAESGLERLHQCAEKELQTYLNVDGPSADFNDFRTKLAGLTSVTRNYFENLVRALENGLSDVDSYGACSRTTSSKSMGGTSKARGGRGKGTTSRSSSSNKTPDDSSRWYCEHCATANAKSAYTCQMCHQRRA